One Kaistella polysaccharea DNA segment encodes these proteins:
- the recG gene encoding ATP-dependent DNA helicase RecG has protein sequence MTLETPIEFLKGIGPERAKFIKNVLGFSTVYDFLTFYPLRYIDKSKVHLIADLKGDFENEIQLKGKVTDIQEVVYGKGQKRLTAKFRDQSGTLEIVWFRYSKWMKEQIPLNQEIFIFGKINEFNGNLSMPHPEIEVDEKKAISGSLLPIYPGSEKLSKRGINNKFFQTVLVEILKNLPNLTQENLPETLLKKLKLIGRLQALYNIHFPKDVFHFKHAEKRIKFEEAFFFQLGYGLKKQHHKTSVIGNPFPKIGDNFNHFYNHQIPFELTNAQKRVLKEIRTDMKKPIQMNRLLQGDVGSGKTMVALLAMLIALDNGFQSCFMAPTEILAQQHFNSLQELLEKSEIKVRLLTGSTKTSDRKIIHQELFSGELSILVGTHAVLEDIVQFKSLGLAIIDEQHRFGVAQRAKLWAKNKIPPHILVMTATPIPRTLAMSFYSDLDVSVIDELPVGRKPIITAHRREKDRLTIFRFAKEEIEKGRQIYFVYPLIEESEKLDYKNLLENFDHILEFYEGYNVTMLHGRMKPAEKEMAMKYFASGDAQIMVATTVIEVGVNVPNASVMIIESAERFGLSQLHQLRGRVGRGAEQSYCILVTSDKLSSDTRTRMKTMVETNDGFKISEVDMKLRGPGDILGTQQSGVVDFKKLDLITDSTIIKVAKSAVEDLLTADPHLEHSANFELRTYYGKQYKGKNKWGRIS, from the coding sequence GTGACTCTCGAAACTCCAATAGAATTTTTAAAGGGAATCGGTCCAGAAAGAGCCAAGTTCATCAAAAATGTGCTGGGTTTTTCAACCGTATACGATTTCCTCACCTTCTACCCTTTGCGATACATTGATAAAAGTAAAGTTCATCTGATTGCTGATTTAAAGGGCGATTTTGAAAATGAAATTCAGCTCAAAGGTAAAGTCACCGATATCCAGGAGGTCGTTTATGGAAAAGGTCAAAAAAGGTTAACCGCTAAATTCCGAGATCAGTCGGGAACGCTGGAAATTGTTTGGTTTCGGTATTCTAAGTGGATGAAAGAGCAGATACCGCTCAATCAGGAAATCTTTATTTTTGGGAAAATTAATGAGTTTAACGGCAATTTATCAATGCCTCATCCCGAAATAGAAGTCGATGAAAAGAAAGCAATTTCCGGCAGTTTACTTCCTATTTATCCGGGAAGTGAAAAATTATCGAAGCGCGGAATTAACAATAAATTTTTTCAAACTGTTTTAGTTGAGATTCTTAAAAATCTCCCCAATTTAACGCAGGAAAATCTGCCGGAAACATTATTAAAAAAATTAAAACTCATCGGGCGACTGCAGGCATTGTATAATATTCATTTTCCAAAAGATGTATTTCACTTTAAACATGCCGAAAAACGAATCAAATTTGAAGAAGCTTTCTTTTTTCAATTAGGGTACGGTCTAAAAAAACAGCATCATAAGACCTCAGTAATCGGAAATCCTTTCCCTAAGATTGGGGATAATTTTAACCACTTCTACAATCACCAAATTCCATTTGAATTAACAAACGCACAAAAGCGCGTGCTGAAGGAAATTAGAACGGATATGAAAAAGCCCATTCAGATGAACCGACTGCTGCAAGGCGATGTAGGTTCGGGGAAAACAATGGTTGCTCTGCTGGCGATGCTTATTGCACTTGATAATGGTTTCCAGAGCTGTTTTATGGCACCCACAGAAATTTTAGCACAGCAACACTTCAATTCGCTTCAGGAACTTTTAGAAAAATCGGAAATTAAAGTCCGTTTGCTTACCGGTTCTACTAAAACTTCTGACCGTAAAATCATCCATCAGGAATTATTCAGCGGCGAGCTTTCTATTTTGGTTGGTACTCATGCGGTTTTAGAAGATATCGTACAGTTTAAAAGTCTTGGTTTGGCCATCATCGATGAACAGCATCGGTTTGGTGTAGCACAACGTGCGAAATTATGGGCAAAAAATAAAATTCCCCCGCACATATTGGTAATGACCGCCACTCCGATTCCACGCACTCTGGCTATGAGTTTTTACAGTGATTTAGATGTTTCTGTAATTGATGAATTGCCAGTCGGCCGAAAACCTATTATCACGGCTCACCGTCGTGAAAAAGATCGGCTCACCATCTTCCGGTTTGCCAAAGAAGAAATCGAAAAAGGAAGACAGATTTATTTTGTATATCCTTTGATTGAAGAATCAGAAAAATTAGATTATAAAAATTTATTGGAGAATTTTGATCATATTCTGGAGTTTTACGAAGGTTACAATGTCACCATGCTTCATGGACGAATGAAACCTGCCGAAAAAGAAATGGCTATGAAATATTTTGCTTCCGGAGATGCCCAAATTATGGTAGCTACCACGGTGATTGAAGTTGGTGTAAATGTTCCCAACGCCTCAGTGATGATCATTGAAAGTGCGGAAAGGTTTGGCCTTTCACAGCTTCATCAACTTCGCGGACGTGTCGGTCGTGGTGCAGAGCAGAGTTATTGCATTTTGGTTACTTCCGATAAACTTTCCAGCGATACGCGAACCCGGATGAAAACAATGGTAGAAACCAATGACGGTTTTAAAATATCTGAAGTTGATATGAAATTACGCGGTCCTGGTGATATTCTCGGAACACAACAAAGCGGTGTCGTAGATTTTAAAAAATTAGATTTAATTACAGATTCTACAATTATTAAAGTAGCAAAAAGTGCCGTAGAAGATTTGCTTACCGCCGATCCACATTTAGAACATTCTGCAAATTTCGAATTGCGTACCTATTATGGCAAACAGTATAAGGGAAAAAATAAATGGGGACGGATTTCCTAG
- a CDS encoding DUF5686 family protein produces MKKCLFSILLLFSIALFGQSKITVLGTGDRLPLLNAEISCNNKLIGKTDKNGVLNFKTKCNKVSVKASGYYADDVVVDKVMEIALSKTDPKTQSIEGVIIADKSDPRALNILQKVNENYKDNSPKSLDSYIFKSYEKISFDFDEDSIKQYNQYLENRLDSLKSLPVTIQSSDKKKDSLESVNVMKLMGQSKLFLWERASEFLFSKKYGEKVNILDNRISGLQQPVYELLALRSNRNRIPREIREENRSLYRFFLTDSINIEGRKNYVIRFRQVDYKKPIERRKYNGYIYVDAENYGLKKIESNSKVKSEGTITSIWTPIDNKWFLLKENLKLKMGATKFKKEKSDDKSENNKPVDKQKFGNYVYVMADYFDFKANQELDQKNFAGYSLSVKNSDGSTLDQYRTDSLTARERMTYTKIDSVGKKYKLDQKLNIVSGLLDGKISLGKVDVDALQIIKYNQYEGVRLGAGIKMNEKFNKYLSPDAYFAYGFKDHTWKYGAGLDVKTTLEKTSFFRAEYYDDVVAAGRFNEDLWNFKMKIMNSGIDLNNDQFYGYKGFKFSYENDLTNVLTLRLSAKKDQEESKFDYNFKNLGSQFENFATKLTLRYTPRSKSMMTPSGKLTYEQNYPEFYFNYEQALKTFGGDFNFSRFDILAQHQFKTKTGLTGVRVYSGLTTGEAPIWHQFAINGLGSSNSSLNFNFTSYLGFATMEGGKYYNDKFVGYYFTHRIPYYFRTIGKTTSSFNLLYKGIIGDMKNPEFHQFKFEKLDHLYQEIGFETNHILGTPFDLGLFYRVGHYATDSFKDNFAIQLKLSLLGF; encoded by the coding sequence ATGAAAAAATGTTTATTCTCCATTTTACTTCTTTTCTCAATTGCGCTATTTGGCCAGTCAAAAATTACGGTTTTAGGAACGGGCGATCGCTTGCCCCTGCTCAATGCAGAAATATCCTGTAACAATAAATTAATTGGTAAAACAGATAAAAACGGAGTTTTAAATTTCAAAACAAAATGCAACAAAGTTTCCGTAAAAGCATCAGGTTATTATGCAGATGATGTTGTTGTTGATAAGGTTATGGAAATTGCTTTGTCTAAAACCGACCCAAAAACACAGTCCATTGAAGGCGTTATAATTGCCGATAAAAGTGATCCTCGCGCGCTCAATATTCTTCAAAAAGTTAATGAAAATTATAAAGACAATTCCCCAAAAAGTCTAGATTCTTATATCTTTAAATCGTACGAAAAAATATCTTTCGACTTTGATGAAGACAGTATAAAGCAGTACAATCAATATTTAGAAAATAGATTGGATTCCTTAAAATCACTTCCGGTTACCATACAGTCTTCTGATAAAAAGAAAGATTCTCTGGAAAGTGTAAACGTCATGAAATTGATGGGTCAGAGTAAATTATTTTTATGGGAACGTGCGTCTGAATTTCTTTTTTCAAAGAAATATGGCGAAAAAGTAAATATACTCGATAATCGAATTTCAGGGCTTCAACAACCTGTTTATGAATTACTTGCCCTACGATCAAATCGTAATCGAATTCCCCGAGAAATTAGGGAGGAAAATCGATCCCTTTATCGCTTCTTTCTTACCGATAGCATAAATATCGAAGGACGTAAAAACTATGTGATCCGCTTTCGTCAGGTTGATTATAAAAAACCCATTGAAAGAAGAAAGTACAATGGCTACATTTATGTCGACGCAGAAAACTACGGTCTTAAAAAAATTGAAAGCAACAGCAAAGTTAAAAGCGAGGGGACAATTACGAGCATTTGGACGCCAATTGATAACAAATGGTTTCTCCTCAAGGAGAATTTGAAACTGAAAATGGGTGCGACCAAGTTCAAAAAGGAAAAATCAGACGATAAATCTGAGAACAATAAACCCGTTGATAAACAAAAATTTGGGAACTATGTTTACGTAATGGCAGATTATTTCGATTTTAAAGCAAATCAGGAACTCGATCAAAAGAATTTTGCAGGCTATTCATTATCTGTAAAAAATTCCGATGGTTCAACGCTCGACCAATACCGAACAGATTCTTTAACAGCAAGGGAGCGAATGACTTATACCAAAATTGACAGTGTCGGAAAGAAATATAAACTGGATCAGAAACTTAATATCGTCAGCGGTTTGCTCGATGGAAAAATAAGTCTGGGGAAAGTAGATGTTGATGCACTTCAAATCATTAAGTACAATCAATATGAAGGAGTTCGCCTGGGTGCAGGCATTAAAATGAATGAGAAATTTAATAAATACCTATCACCAGATGCTTATTTCGCTTACGGATTTAAGGATCATACCTGGAAATACGGCGCTGGACTCGATGTGAAAACAACTTTAGAAAAAACCTCTTTTTTCCGTGCAGAATATTACGATGATGTTGTGGCGGCCGGAAGATTTAATGAAGATTTATGGAACTTTAAAATGAAAATTATGAATTCCGGAATCGATTTGAATAATGATCAATTTTACGGTTATAAAGGTTTTAAATTTTCCTACGAAAATGATCTCACCAATGTATTAACCCTTAGATTATCTGCGAAGAAAGACCAGGAAGAATCAAAATTTGATTATAATTTCAAAAATCTAGGTTCCCAGTTTGAAAATTTTGCGACTAAACTTACTTTAAGATATACGCCGCGGTCGAAAAGTATGATGACACCTTCTGGAAAACTCACGTACGAACAGAATTATCCGGAATTTTATTTTAATTATGAGCAAGCTTTAAAAACGTTTGGCGGAGATTTCAACTTCAGCAGATTTGATATTCTAGCCCAACATCAGTTTAAAACGAAGACCGGACTTACCGGCGTGCGCGTTTATTCCGGATTAACTACGGGTGAAGCTCCGATTTGGCACCAGTTTGCGATCAATGGTTTGGGAAGTAGCAACAGTTCTTTAAATTTCAACTTTACTTCTTATCTTGGCTTTGCAACTATGGAAGGGGGGAAATATTACAATGATAAATTTGTCGGATATTATTTTACACACCGAATTCCCTACTACTTCCGAACGATCGGGAAAACCACTTCCAGTTTTAATTTACTTTACAAAGGAATTATCGGTGATATGAAAAATCCAGAATTTCATCAGTTTAAATTCGAAAAACTAGATCATCTTTATCAGGAAATCGGTTTCGAAACCAACCACATTTTAGGAACACCTTTCGATTTAGGTCTCTTTTACCGCGTAGGTCATTACGCTACAGATTCATTCAAAGATAATTTTGCGATCCAACTTAAATTAAGTTTATTAGGATTTTAA
- the folP gene encoding dihydropteroate synthase — MNVPVSPSPFPVFRTINCRGQLIDLSEPKIMGILNLTPDSFSDGGQFNNKKSALLQVEKMVNEGAHIIDVGAQSTRPKADLFSAPEEITRLGNIISEIKKAFPEILISLDTFYSETVNYGFAEGIDLINDISGGMFDDKMFQTAAETGLPYILMHVNATYDKMHSHLINDDIILAINYYFSEKIEQLRKMGVKDIILDPGFGFGKKVKQNHQVIEELNHVFFGTYPLLVGISRKSFIYKPLGKSALDIEEETQKLHLKSLENGAKILRVHDVRETKKTIDFFLNN; from the coding sequence ATGAATGTACCTGTTTCACCTTCGCCATTTCCTGTTTTTAGAACGATAAACTGCCGTGGTCAACTTATAGATTTGTCGGAACCAAAAATAATGGGAATTCTAAATTTAACGCCTGATTCGTTTTCGGATGGCGGACAATTTAATAATAAAAAATCGGCTCTTTTACAGGTAGAGAAAATGGTTAACGAGGGCGCTCATATAATTGATGTTGGTGCGCAATCAACTCGGCCAAAAGCTGATTTGTTTTCTGCACCAGAAGAGATTACTCGACTTGGGAATATTATTTCAGAAATAAAAAAAGCTTTCCCAGAGATCTTAATTTCGCTCGATACATTTTATTCTGAAACTGTGAATTATGGTTTTGCGGAAGGAATTGATTTAATTAATGATATTTCCGGTGGAATGTTTGACGACAAAATGTTTCAGACCGCAGCGGAAACTGGGCTTCCATATATTCTGATGCATGTGAATGCGACCTATGACAAAATGCATTCTCATTTAATTAACGATGATATTATTCTTGCAATTAATTATTATTTTTCTGAGAAAATAGAACAATTAAGAAAAATGGGAGTGAAAGATATTATTTTAGATCCAGGTTTTGGTTTTGGAAAAAAGGTAAAACAGAATCATCAGGTGATTGAGGAACTTAACCACGTTTTTTTTGGAACTTATCCTCTGTTGGTCGGGATTTCCCGAAAATCATTCATCTATAAACCTTTAGGTAAATCTGCTTTGGATATTGAGGAAGAGACCCAGAAATTACATCTAAAATCATTAGAAAATGGTGCGAAAATATTGCGAGTTCACGATGTTCGAGAAACTAAAAAGACAATCGATTTTTTCTTGAATAATTAA
- a CDS encoding DUF1599 domain-containing protein yields MQKTSKQFDQVISECRNLFSHKLTDYGASFRVLRPSSLTDQLFIKVKSLRNFQSSGISKVGEAAEENFMAIVNYSIIGLIQLEKGVADDFKQENTEILNLYDRFAHEAKELMLKKNHDYGEAWREMRISSITDLIYQKVLRTKQIEDNAGETLVSEGIDANYFDMLNYAVFCLIKFSEEKESFKPDFI; encoded by the coding sequence ATGCAAAAAACATCCAAACAGTTTGATCAGGTTATATCCGAATGCCGAAATCTCTTCAGCCATAAACTCACTGATTACGGTGCTTCGTTTCGGGTTTTGCGACCTTCATCTTTAACGGATCAACTTTTCATCAAGGTTAAAAGTCTCCGTAATTTTCAGTCCAGTGGCATTTCGAAAGTTGGTGAAGCTGCGGAAGAAAATTTTATGGCGATTGTAAACTACTCTATCATTGGATTAATTCAGCTGGAGAAAGGAGTTGCCGATGATTTCAAGCAGGAAAATACTGAAATTCTAAACCTTTACGACCGTTTTGCGCACGAAGCAAAAGAACTGATGCTGAAGAAAAATCACGATTATGGCGAAGCGTGGCGCGAAATGCGAATCTCTTCTATTACCGATTTAATTTACCAGAAAGTTTTGCGCACAAAACAAATCGAAGATAATGCGGGAGAAACTTTAGTTTCGGAAGGAATTGATGCCAATTATTTCGACATGCTAAATTATGCAGTTTTTTGCCTGATTAAATTTTCGGAGGAAAAAGAGAGCTTTAAACCAGATTTCATTTGA
- a CDS encoding BT_3928 family protein, giving the protein MIKNILRIIIALIFLASGFVKAVDVVGFSFKLEEYFSPAVFNIPFLEKQALIIAVAVVAFELIFSFFLLLKSNLKFTLLVLIGLCVFFAFLTFYSAYFNVVTDCGCFGDALKFTPWQSFWKDIILLIGLSILYFLYRDDFDEIEEKTNFKKYLSAFAFMTMVFVINWGITHEPVIDFRDYKIGTDLNVEKQKIEKDPSEFKTFYSLKNDKTGEVLEVNQDDYVNNKKYWEEGSPWKIDESKTKSKLTKQGYESEIGKFKPETQEGVDLTDQILKAPKAILIFAYKPKEANINILAQSEAILSQQKDAFVYGISTDPGTFKTINNAMMDGTAIKTIARSNPFILTLEKGKIVDKRSAEDYIKQKK; this is encoded by the coding sequence ATGATTAAAAATATACTGCGGATTATAATTGCGCTTATTTTTCTTGCGTCGGGTTTTGTGAAAGCCGTAGATGTTGTTGGCTTCTCATTTAAACTGGAAGAATATTTTTCACCAGCTGTTTTTAATATTCCGTTTTTAGAAAAACAAGCATTGATAATTGCAGTCGCAGTTGTCGCATTTGAGCTGATTTTCAGTTTCTTTTTATTGTTAAAGAGTAACTTAAAGTTCACCCTATTGGTGTTGATCGGCTTGTGTGTATTCTTTGCATTTCTTACTTTCTATTCTGCGTATTTTAATGTCGTGACCGATTGTGGTTGCTTCGGTGACGCACTCAAATTTACGCCTTGGCAAAGCTTCTGGAAAGATATTATTTTACTTATCGGTCTAAGTATCTTATATTTTCTCTATCGCGACGATTTTGACGAAATTGAGGAAAAGACAAATTTTAAAAAATATCTGTCTGCATTTGCATTTATGACTATGGTTTTTGTCATTAACTGGGGAATTACGCACGAACCTGTTATTGATTTTAGAGATTATAAAATAGGTACCGACCTCAATGTAGAAAAGCAAAAAATAGAAAAAGATCCATCTGAATTTAAAACCTTTTACTCCCTCAAAAATGATAAAACAGGGGAAGTTTTGGAAGTAAATCAAGATGATTATGTGAATAATAAGAAATATTGGGAAGAAGGTTCACCCTGGAAAATCGACGAATCAAAAACAAAATCCAAATTAACTAAGCAAGGATACGAGTCGGAAATTGGAAAATTTAAACCTGAAACTCAAGAAGGAGTTGATTTAACTGACCAAATTTTAAAAGCTCCAAAAGCCATTTTAATTTTTGCTTACAAGCCAAAAGAAGCAAACATCAATATTTTAGCACAATCTGAAGCAATATTGAGTCAGCAAAAAGATGCCTTTGTTTACGGAATTTCCACGGATCCAGGAACTTTTAAAACGATTAATAATGCCATGATGGATGGCACGGCAATAAAAACGATTGCGAGAAGCAATCCATTCATCCTCACTTTAGAAAAGGGAAAAATAGTAGATAAACGTTCTGCTGAAGATTATATTAAACAAAAAAAATAG
- a CDS encoding tellurite resistance TerB family protein, whose amino-acid sequence MYQKKSNKSIAGYHLLMILSAVDGEFAPEEGMLIQQYLADEFPFKMDLDNELDTIALLKQEEWKKHFEFHAQCFLDDSTEEERVSFAKFAKTLIKADDQVSEPEHDFYQIMKTIWKLN is encoded by the coding sequence ATGTACCAAAAAAAATCAAATAAGTCAATTGCGGGATATCATTTATTAATGATTTTATCAGCAGTTGATGGCGAATTTGCACCAGAAGAAGGAATGCTCATTCAGCAGTATCTTGCAGATGAATTCCCTTTTAAAATGGATTTGGATAATGAATTAGATACCATCGCTTTATTGAAACAGGAAGAGTGGAAAAAGCATTTTGAATTTCATGCGCAATGTTTCTTAGATGATTCTACGGAAGAGGAAAGAGTATCTTTTGCAAAATTTGCCAAAACATTAATTAAAGCTGATGATCAAGTCTCTGAGCCGGAACACGACTTTTATCAGATCATGAAAACCATCTGGAAACTTAATTAA
- the tpiA gene encoding triose-phosphate isomerase produces MRKNIVAGNWKMNKNAIEAQQLMLQILHYKKENPTNCEVWIAPPALYLLMAKDIFSAREIGVFSQDMSEYESGAYTGEISAEMLESIGATGTLIGHSERRQYHGETDSHCNVKIKLALDKGLTPIYCNGETLEQRKSGKHFEVVKNQTEVALFTLSADEIKKVVIAYEPVWAIGTGETASPEQAQEIHAHIRSLIADKYGKEVADEISILYGGSVKPDNAKEIFSQPDIDGGLIGGAALKIDDFSKIIEGFNS; encoded by the coding sequence ATGAGAAAAAATATTGTAGCAGGAAACTGGAAAATGAACAAAAACGCAATTGAAGCCCAACAGCTGATGTTGCAGATTTTACATTACAAAAAAGAAAATCCAACCAACTGTGAAGTTTGGATCGCACCACCAGCCCTTTATCTACTGATGGCGAAAGATATATTTTCAGCTAGAGAAATTGGTGTATTTTCTCAGGACATGAGCGAATATGAAAGTGGCGCATATACTGGCGAAATCTCCGCGGAAATGTTGGAATCCATTGGAGCTACTGGCACATTGATCGGGCATTCCGAAAGACGCCAATATCATGGTGAAACAGATTCGCATTGCAACGTAAAAATAAAATTAGCTCTAGATAAAGGATTGACGCCGATTTACTGTAATGGCGAAACGTTAGAACAACGGAAATCGGGTAAACATTTTGAGGTTGTAAAAAATCAGACAGAAGTGGCACTTTTCACTTTAAGTGCTGACGAAATTAAAAAAGTTGTGATCGCTTACGAACCAGTTTGGGCTATAGGAACTGGTGAAACCGCTTCTCCGGAGCAGGCGCAGGAAATTCACGCACACATTAGAAGTCTGATCGCAGATAAATATGGAAAAGAAGTTGCTGACGAAATTTCTATATTATACGGTGGTTCCGTAAAGCCGGACAACGCAAAAGAAATTTTTTCTCAACCTGACATCGACGGCGGATTAATTGGCGGTGCAGCCTTAAAAATTGATGATTTCTCAAAAATTATTGAAGGATTTAATTCTTAA
- the clpP gene encoding ATP-dependent Clp endopeptidase proteolytic subunit ClpP has translation MDIKKDFRDFSVKHLGNSGLATDQYMGMYGPNNLTPYIMEERRLNVAQMDVFSRLMMDRIIFLGTGIDDQVANIVTAQLLFLESSDASKDIQIYINSPGGSVYAGLGIYDTMQIIKPDVATICTGIAASMGAVLLVAGEKGKRSALKHSRVMIHQPSGGAQGVASDMEINLREMLKLKKELYDIISEHSGQTYEWVEKASDRDYWMTSSEAKDYGMVDEVLQRKVEKK, from the coding sequence ATGGATATAAAAAAAGATTTCAGAGATTTCTCTGTAAAGCATTTAGGAAATAGTGGTTTAGCTACTGATCAATATATGGGAATGTACGGACCGAATAATCTGACACCCTATATTATGGAGGAAAGAAGATTAAACGTAGCTCAAATGGACGTTTTTTCCCGTTTGATGATGGATCGAATTATATTCTTGGGTACAGGAATCGATGACCAGGTTGCGAATATCGTTACCGCACAGTTGCTCTTTTTAGAAAGTTCTGATGCTTCAAAAGACATTCAAATTTATATCAATTCACCGGGTGGAAGCGTGTACGCAGGATTGGGAATCTATGACACCATGCAAATCATTAAACCTGATGTGGCGACTATTTGTACAGGAATTGCGGCTTCAATGGGCGCTGTTCTTTTGGTTGCAGGTGAAAAAGGAAAACGATCTGCTTTGAAACATTCACGCGTGATGATTCACCAGCCAAGTGGTGGTGCACAAGGTGTAGCTTCTGATATGGAGATTAACCTTCGAGAAATGCTGAAACTGAAAAAAGAATTGTACGATATTATTTCTGAACACTCCGGCCAAACTTACGAATGGGTGGAGAAAGCGTCGGATAGAGATTATTGGATGACTTCTTCAGAAGCAAAAGATTACGGAATGGTTGATGAAGTTCTTCAGAGAAAAGTAGAAAAGAAATAA
- the dnaG gene encoding DNA primase, with the protein MISKQTIDKIFSAVRVEEIIGEYVQLKRAGSNFKGLSPFHEEKSPSFVVSPSKQIWKDFSSGKGGTAISFLMEIENFTYPEALRHAAKKYGIEIEEEKRELTEEQKQAQTDKELLYKIHEIANDFFQDQLFETEEGRNIGYSYFKERELRDDIIKKFHLGYSPEQRNAFTEFALNKGYSKEILEKSGLSIFPENAPNGIDRFRERVVFPIHSFSGRVLGFGARILKNNIKTAKYLNSPETEIYHKSSVLYGLSQGKQAISRNNLCLLVEGYMDVVALHQSGIENVVASSGTALTVDQIKLIKRLTENVTILFDGDPAGIKASFRSIDLLLAEEMNIRILLFPDGDDPDSFSRKHPQEYVENFIAKEAKDFIDFKAEILLKEAADDPIKKAEAIRDIVKSVAFVKNALKQEIYLKEVATKFGLSEQSLFNELNVQKQIQRQQFSPQQRAEPQVKPKLEIVPATLISVNPLLELEEKLVKHMLNFGDRVLEKSDSENQPFKITVIEEIISHFEEDDYEIQSPINAKIISELKQGLQNNEIITSDFFLTLMDESLVLKVSEAILEDDELSNWEKSNIFPPKPGEKLEAEIEDDILIHKSHFIEKLIYDVVKKLDSSAEEDENDYLEKLKKIMILKSLLNEINKKLNRQLTKGHSFFKEQKL; encoded by the coding sequence ATGATTTCTAAGCAAACTATCGATAAAATATTTTCTGCCGTTCGGGTTGAAGAAATCATCGGCGAATATGTGCAACTTAAACGTGCCGGCTCTAATTTTAAAGGTTTAAGCCCTTTTCATGAGGAGAAATCGCCGAGTTTCGTTGTTTCTCCCAGCAAGCAAATTTGGAAAGATTTTTCTTCGGGCAAAGGCGGTACCGCAATTTCTTTTTTAATGGAAATTGAAAATTTCACCTATCCAGAAGCCTTACGGCATGCGGCAAAAAAGTACGGAATTGAAATAGAAGAAGAAAAGCGCGAACTGACCGAGGAACAAAAGCAGGCACAAACCGATAAAGAGCTGCTTTATAAAATTCATGAAATTGCGAACGATTTTTTTCAGGACCAACTTTTTGAAACTGAAGAAGGTCGCAATATTGGGTATTCTTACTTTAAAGAGCGGGAACTTCGGGATGATATTATTAAAAAATTCCACCTCGGTTATTCGCCGGAACAAAGAAATGCTTTCACTGAATTTGCTTTAAATAAAGGCTATTCTAAAGAGATTTTAGAGAAATCAGGACTTTCTATTTTCCCCGAAAATGCGCCGAATGGAATCGATAGATTTCGGGAGCGTGTTGTATTTCCGATCCACAGTTTTTCTGGACGGGTTTTAGGTTTTGGCGCAAGAATCCTTAAAAATAATATAAAAACTGCGAAATATTTAAATTCGCCAGAAACAGAAATTTACCATAAATCGAGTGTTCTTTATGGTTTAAGCCAAGGAAAACAGGCGATCTCTAGAAATAATCTTTGCCTTTTGGTTGAAGGTTATATGGATGTCGTCGCTCTTCACCAAAGTGGAATTGAAAATGTTGTAGCCAGCTCTGGAACAGCGCTTACTGTCGATCAAATTAAGTTAATTAAACGCTTGACCGAAAATGTTACCATCCTTTTTGATGGTGATCCAGCCGGAATTAAAGCAAGTTTCCGAAGTATTGATCTTTTGCTCGCTGAAGAAATGAATATTCGTATTTTACTTTTTCCAGATGGCGACGATCCTGATTCTTTTTCCCGAAAACATCCGCAGGAATATGTGGAAAATTTTATTGCAAAAGAAGCAAAAGATTTTATAGATTTTAAAGCTGAAATTTTATTGAAGGAAGCTGCAGATGATCCCATTAAAAAAGCAGAAGCGATTCGTGATATCGTAAAATCTGTCGCATTTGTAAAAAACGCTTTAAAACAAGAGATCTATCTGAAAGAAGTTGCCACCAAATTCGGACTTTCGGAACAGTCACTTTTTAATGAACTGAACGTTCAAAAACAGATTCAAAGACAGCAATTTTCTCCACAACAGAGAGCAGAGCCACAGGTTAAGCCAAAATTGGAAATCGTTCCGGCAACTTTAATTTCTGTAAATCCGTTATTGGAACTGGAAGAAAAGCTTGTAAAACATATGTTGAATTTCGGCGATCGGGTGCTGGAAAAAAGTGATTCGGAAAATCAGCCTTTTAAAATTACCGTTATCGAAGAAATTATCAGCCACTTTGAGGAAGATGATTACGAAATTCAGTCACCTATTAACGCTAAAATTATTTCGGAATTAAAACAAGGACTTCAGAATAATGAAATTATCACGAGCGATTTTTTCTTAACTTTAATGGATGAAAGTCTTGTCTTAAAAGTTTCGGAAGCCATTTTAGAAGATGATGAATTAAGCAACTGGGAGAAAAGCAATATTTTTCCACCAAAACCTGGGGAGAAACTGGAAGCTGAGATTGAAGATGACATCTTAATTCACAAAAGTCATTTTATTGAAAAATTAATTTATGACGTCGTGAAGAAACTGGATTCTTCTGCCGAAGAAGATGAAAATGATTATCTGGAAAAACTAAAAAAGATTATGATCTTAAAGTCTTTGCTGAATGAAATTAACAAGAAATTAAACCGCCAACTGACAAAAGGGCATAGTTTTTTTAAGGAACAAAAATTGTAA